From one Sesamum indicum cultivar Zhongzhi No. 13 linkage group LG13, S_indicum_v1.0, whole genome shotgun sequence genomic stretch:
- the LOC105176156 gene encoding uncharacterized protein LOC105176156 isoform X1, whose translation MNPNWELKGCCQHDQVMFLATIGVFTLVILALWRTFLLTPFKLITVFLHEASHAIACKLTCGEVEGIQVHANEGGVTQTRGGVYWLILPAGYLGSSFWGMVLILASTNLLTARIAAGCLILALLIVLFIAKNWTLRGLCIGFIIFIAVIWLLQEMTKVRILRYIILFIGVMNSLFSVYDIYDDLISRRVHSSDAEKFAELCPCPCNGVAWGVIWGMISFIFLCGAIYLGLVILS comes from the exons ATGAATCCGAACTGGGAATTGAAGGGTTGTTGTCAGCATGATCAAGTGATGTTTCTTGCTACAATTGGCGTCTTCACTCTTGTTATTCTTGCT CTATGGAGGACATTTCTTCTCACGCCTTTTAAGCTCATCACTGTATTTCTTCATGAAGCAAGCCATGCAATTGCTTGTAAGCTTACATGTGGTGAG GTGGAGGGCATCCAGGTTCATGCAAATGAAGGCGGGGTCACTCAAACACGTGGTGGTGTATATTGGTTGATCTTGCCTGCTGGAT ATCTTGGTTCATCATTTTGGGGTATGGTTCTCATACTTGCATCAACAAACCTTCTCACTGCAAGGATTGCTGCTGGTTGTCTTATCCTTGCTCTTCTCATCGTGCTCTTTATTGCCAAAAAT TGGACACTGCGAGGACTTTGTATTG GATTCATCATATTTATTGCTGTTATTTGGCTGCTGCAAGAAATGACAAAAGTCCGTATCCTTCGGTACATTATTCTCTTCATTG GTGTCATGAATAGTTTGTTCTCTGTCTATG ATATATATGATGACTTGATATCTCGAAGGGTTCACTCGAGCGATGCTGAGAAGTTTGCGGAACTTTGCCCGTGCCCGTGTAACGGGGTTGCATGGGGGGTTATCTG GGGAATGATATCCTTCATATTCCTCTGTGGAGCGATATATCTCGGGCTTGTCATCTTGTCTTGA
- the LOC105176156 gene encoding uncharacterized protein LOC105176156 isoform X2 — MKQAMQLLVSLHVVEGIQVHANEGGVTQTRGGVYWLILPAGYLGSSFWGMVLILASTNLLTARIAAGCLILALLIVLFIAKNWTLRGLCIGFIIFIAVIWLLQEMTKVRILRYIILFIGVMNSLFSVYDIYDDLISRRVHSSDAEKFAELCPCPCNGVAWGVIWGMISFIFLCGAIYLGLVILS; from the exons ATGAAGCAAGCCATGCAATTGCTTGTAAGCTTACATGTG GTGGAGGGCATCCAGGTTCATGCAAATGAAGGCGGGGTCACTCAAACACGTGGTGGTGTATATTGGTTGATCTTGCCTGCTGGAT ATCTTGGTTCATCATTTTGGGGTATGGTTCTCATACTTGCATCAACAAACCTTCTCACTGCAAGGATTGCTGCTGGTTGTCTTATCCTTGCTCTTCTCATCGTGCTCTTTATTGCCAAAAAT TGGACACTGCGAGGACTTTGTATTG GATTCATCATATTTATTGCTGTTATTTGGCTGCTGCAAGAAATGACAAAAGTCCGTATCCTTCGGTACATTATTCTCTTCATTG GTGTCATGAATAGTTTGTTCTCTGTCTATG ATATATATGATGACTTGATATCTCGAAGGGTTCACTCGAGCGATGCTGAGAAGTTTGCGGAACTTTGCCCGTGCCCGTGTAACGGGGTTGCATGGGGGGTTATCTG GGGAATGATATCCTTCATATTCCTCTGTGGAGCGATATATCTCGGGCTTGTCATCTTGTCTTGA
- the LOC105176157 gene encoding mannose-6-phosphate isomerase 1 isoform X2: MGAEIPGILKLKCSVKRYEWGKIGKDSRVARLYANNSGEEIRGDEPYAEFWMGTHESGPSYAVVLVEENGGLSNGGLQRENGRKRNYCDLMSLKDWIRRNPHVLGDKVLQKWGPDLPFLFKVLSVAKVLSIQAHPDKDLAAILHKRLPGVYKDDNHKPEMALALTEFEALCGFVGLEEFKSVVRNVPEIIEVVGTASAHQALNISEDDGEKKLKEVLHSLFTKLMSTSKAIISDVVLKLISRLNITRKVRQLTDKEELVLRLEKQFPGDVGVIAAFLLNYVKLSAGEALYVAANEPHAYIHGECVECMATSDNVVRAGLTPKTLDVQTLCSMLTYKQEMAAT, encoded by the exons ATGGGTGCCGAGATTCCTGGAATTCTTAAGCTCAAATGCTCAGTGAAGAGGTATGAGTGGGGTAAGATTGGGAAAGATTCGCGTGTGGCGCGACTATACGCTAACAACAGTGGGGAGGAGATCAGGGGTGATGAGCCCTATGCGGAGTTCTGGATGGGGACTCATGAGTCAGGGCCCTCGTACGCCGTTGTGCTGGTGGAAGAGAATGGTGGATTGTCCAACGGTGGGTTGCAGAGGGAGAATGGTCGTAAGCGTAATTACTGTGATTTAATGAGTTTGAAGGATTGGATTCGGCGAAACCCTCATGTGCTTGGCGATAAGGTGTTGCAGAAGTGGGGTCCGGAtctcccttttcttttcaag GTGCTTTCAGTAGCAAAGGTACTGTCTATACAAGCTCATCCAGATAAGGATTTGGCAGCTATCCTACACAAAAGATTGCCAGGAGTGTATAAGGATGATAATCATAAGCCTGAGATGGCTTTGGCGCTAACTGAGTTCGAGGCACTGTGTGGATTTGTTGGTCTTGAG GAGTTTAAGAGTGTAGTTCGAAATGTTCCCGAGATCATTGAAGTGGTTGGCACTGCATCTGCACATCAAGCATTAAATATAAGTGAAGATGATGGAGAGAAGAAACTGAAGGAGGTCTTGCACTCCCTATTTACTAAACTCATGTCCACGAGCAAAGCCATAATATCTGATGTAGTCTTGAAGCTGATAAGTCGACTGAACATTACACGCAAG GTAAGGCAGCTGACAGACAAAGAGGAGCTGGTTTTGCGGCTCGAAAAGCAATTTCCAGGAGACGTTGGTGTCATAGCTGcctttttgttgaattatgtGAAACTTAGTGCCGGTGAAGCTCTATATGTGGCAGCAAATGAACCTCATGCATATATACATGGTGAATGTGTCGAGTGCATGGCAACATCGGACAATGTTGTACGAGCAGGCCTTACTCCCAAGACCCTGGATGTCCAAACTCTGTGTTCTATGCTCACATACAAGCAG GAGATGGCAGCAACTTGA
- the LOC105176157 gene encoding mannose-6-phosphate isomerase 1 isoform X1, translating into MGAEIPGILKLKCSVKRYEWGKIGKDSRVARLYANNSGEEIRGDEPYAEFWMGTHESGPSYAVVLVEENGGLSNGGLQRENGRKRNYCDLMSLKDWIRRNPHVLGDKVLQKWGPDLPFLFKVLSVAKVLSIQAHPDKDLAAILHKRLPGVYKDDNHKPEMALALTEFEALCGFVGLEEFKSVVRNVPEIIEVVGTASAHQALNISEDDGEKKLKEVLHSLFTKLMSTSKAIISDVVLKLISRLNITRKVRQLTDKEELVLRLEKQFPGDVGVIAAFLLNYVKLSAGEALYVAANEPHAYIHGECVECMATSDNVVRAGLTPKTLDVQTLCSMLTYKQGFPEILHGVPSNPYTVKYMPPFDEFEVDRCILPQEKSTIFPAVPGPSVFVVIAGEAVMRLPFSEELVTEGDVIFTPANTEITVETTSGLNLYRAGVNSKFFE; encoded by the exons ATGGGTGCCGAGATTCCTGGAATTCTTAAGCTCAAATGCTCAGTGAAGAGGTATGAGTGGGGTAAGATTGGGAAAGATTCGCGTGTGGCGCGACTATACGCTAACAACAGTGGGGAGGAGATCAGGGGTGATGAGCCCTATGCGGAGTTCTGGATGGGGACTCATGAGTCAGGGCCCTCGTACGCCGTTGTGCTGGTGGAAGAGAATGGTGGATTGTCCAACGGTGGGTTGCAGAGGGAGAATGGTCGTAAGCGTAATTACTGTGATTTAATGAGTTTGAAGGATTGGATTCGGCGAAACCCTCATGTGCTTGGCGATAAGGTGTTGCAGAAGTGGGGTCCGGAtctcccttttcttttcaag GTGCTTTCAGTAGCAAAGGTACTGTCTATACAAGCTCATCCAGATAAGGATTTGGCAGCTATCCTACACAAAAGATTGCCAGGAGTGTATAAGGATGATAATCATAAGCCTGAGATGGCTTTGGCGCTAACTGAGTTCGAGGCACTGTGTGGATTTGTTGGTCTTGAG GAGTTTAAGAGTGTAGTTCGAAATGTTCCCGAGATCATTGAAGTGGTTGGCACTGCATCTGCACATCAAGCATTAAATATAAGTGAAGATGATGGAGAGAAGAAACTGAAGGAGGTCTTGCACTCCCTATTTACTAAACTCATGTCCACGAGCAAAGCCATAATATCTGATGTAGTCTTGAAGCTGATAAGTCGACTGAACATTACACGCAAG GTAAGGCAGCTGACAGACAAAGAGGAGCTGGTTTTGCGGCTCGAAAAGCAATTTCCAGGAGACGTTGGTGTCATAGCTGcctttttgttgaattatgtGAAACTTAGTGCCGGTGAAGCTCTATATGTGGCAGCAAATGAACCTCATGCATATATACATGGTGAATGTGTCGAGTGCATGGCAACATCGGACAATGTTGTACGAGCAGGCCTTACTCCCAAGACCCTGGATGTCCAAACTCTGTGTTCTATGCTCACATACAAGCAG GGTTTTCCAGAAATTCTTCATGGTGTTCCTTCAAATCCTTATACTGTTAAATATATGCCTccttttgatgaatttgaggTCGATCGATGTATTCTTCCTCAAGAAAAGTCGACTATCTTTCCTGCAGTTCCTGGTCCGTCTGTTTTTGTGGTCATAGCAGGAGAAGCAGTAATGCGCTTGCCATTTTCTGAGGAGTTAGTTACTGAAGGTGACGTGATTTTTACACCTGCAAACACTGAGATTACCGTAGAAACTACTTCAGGGTTGAACTTATATAGAGCAGGGGTTAACAGCAAGTTTTTCGAGTGA